The genomic stretch GGCAAGCCGCGTGGCCAGCGCGCGGGAGTCGGCGCCGGTCATCAACAACACGTCCTTGCCGGCGATGACGCCCTCCTTGAGCTTGCCCGTTTCGTCGTCGAAATCCTTACCGGACGCGAGCCGGACGCCCTGGTGATGCGTCATCACGGCGTCGAACGTCTTTGTATCTTTCCGAAGGGAGGCCTTGATGTCCCAGTAGGTAGCCGGGACAAACAGCATGCGCTCCTTTTCGCGGAGCACGATGAGGCGGACAGCGACGCTCTGCACGCGGCCGGCGGAGAGTTTCGGGGCGATCTTTTTCCACAGAAGCGGCGAGATCGAGTACCCGACGAGGCGATCCAGGACGCGCCGCGTCTCCTGGGCGTCGATCAGGTTGTTGTCCATCTCCCGCGTATGTTCCAGCGCATCCAGGATGGCTTCGCGGGTGATCTCGTGGAACACCATCCGCCGGACGGGGACCTTGGGCTCGAGCACCTGCAGGAGGTGCCACCCGATCGACTCCCCCTCGCGGTCCTCGTCCGTCGCGATATACAACTCGTCGACGTCCTTCAGCGCCGCCTTTAATTCCTTGACGACCTTCCGTTTGTCGGGTGGGACGACGTAGATCGGCTGAAACCCATCGTCCACATTGACGCCGAGGCGGGCCCAGTCTTTGTCTTTGAGGTGCTCGGGAATCTGGTCCGCGGAGGCCGGCAGATCGCGTACGTGCCCCATACTGGCTTCGACGCGAAACTCGCCCTCGGGCAGGAATCTACGGATGGTCCGAGCCTTGGTGGGGGATTCAACAACAACCAGTCGCTTCATAAAGACGAGGTAATACGTTCGCGAGGAGAGCGGGCGAAGCGGTGCGCTTCGAGACGGGCGCCAGCGGAATTTTTAAGTGCCGAGGTCTCACGCCGTGGCGATGACAACGTTCCAGACACGCGACAGAGCCGGCGGACGGGGAGGTGCATATCGCCACAAAAAGCGTATCTTGCTGCCTTCATTCTCATCCGCCCCCTGGAGATGGCTGCAGCACACGCGTTCCGAACCTGGCTATTCCGCGATGTACGCGAAGCCCCGATGTTGCTTTTGCTCATCGTATTGTTGGTCGACCTCCTGCTCAATCGGCTGTACATTTCGTTCCTCCATTACCCGCTAGATACCCTACTAGACATTTCGAACGGGCTGGTCGGACCCCTCATTTCGTTAAGTTTTATCAAAATCGCGTTTATCGCGATCGGTTTGATCCTTTGGATCGGGCACTTCAAACCGAGTGAGCTGGGGTTATGGATGCGTAACATCCCGGCCGGCATTCTCGCGACGGTCTTCCTCTGGGCGTTTCTGCAGCTGTCGATGATGATCGCCGGCTTCTTGTCCGAAGGGTTCATCCGGTTCTCCAGCGCCATGGCGGGGTTGGAACCGCTGCGCGGCATCGGGCTGCTGGTTCTATTCGCGGTCACCAAGGCGCTGTTCGACGAAATTGTATACCGGGGCCTGCTGATCCCCCAGCTGCATACGAAGCTCCAGCGCTTTGTCCCGTTCGACGCCGGCATGAACCTGGTGCTGGCGGTCGTCATCTCGCAGTTGATCTACATCATCATCCAGATCCCCCTGATGGATTTCGGCGAGGGGAACGAATACCATCTCACGAGCACGATCCTGTCCATTGTAGCGTTGAGCACCCTCAATTCGCTGATCTTCTTACGCACGAAAAATCTCTATATCGCTGTCGGGGTCCATGCGCTCTGGTTCAACACGGCCCTTTTCACCGAAACCGAGTTTCCACCGACGATTGCCCTCGCGGCGCTTGTCGTCCTGTTTATAGCAATCTACCCCATGCTGCCGGACCGGCGGACCGTGCTGTACACACAACCGCTGGAGGACCGGAGCCTGTATTGAGGTTCTGGGTTCTGGGTGCTGGGTTCTGGGTGCTGGGTTCTGGGTGCTGGGTTCTGGGTGCTGGGTTCTCTCGGAACGCCGAACTCGCCGCATCATTTTTACAGGAATCCGGGATAATCTTTCAGGAAGGCGGAACACCGCGTTGACTTCTTGATTTGGCAGTGCCGTACTTTACGCGCTTTTTGGGTGCGGAAGCCGGCCGCTATTGACTTGCAGGCCACCCGCCGAAGTCGACGAGCCACCCCCGCTCACCTCACGATCGGGACCCGCCTGCCATCCGCTGACGGAATCGGGACCCACACCTTGCAGCCATCAAAAGACTCTTGACAGGAGGAACCTACGTATGAGTGACCGCACGAAATATGTTTATCTATTTGGAGACGGTAAGTCCGAAGGGACCCGGGAAATGAAATCGCTCCTGGGCGGAAAAGGGGCCAATCTGGGCGACATGAGCGCGATTGGTCTTCCGGTTCCTCCGGGTTTTACGATTACCACGGAATGCTGCAAGTACTATAACGAGCACAAGCACACGTGGCCGGCCGAGTTGGAGGCGCAGGTGCGCCAGGGCATCGCCGGCCTCGAGCGGATGATGAAAGCCGGCTTCGGCAACCCCGCGAATCCCCTCCTCGTCTCCGTTCGTAGCGGCGCCGCCGTTTCGATGCCGGGCATGATGGACACCGTCCTCAACCTGGGTCTGAACGACGAGGTGGTGGAGGGCCTGGCGAAGCTGACGAACAACGAGCGCTTCGCGTTTGACTCGTATCGCCGCTTCATCGACATGTTCGGCGATGTGGTCATGGGCGTCGACCACGAGCACTTCGAGGAAGCCATCGAGGCCCTCAAACACGAACGCGGCGTGGAGAACGACATCGACCTCACGGCCGCCGACCTGCGCATCCTGGTCGATCGCTACAAGGCGATTTATCGCCAGCACAAGGGCGACATGTTCCCCAGCGATCCGTACGAGCAGCTCCGCTACTCGGTCAATGCCGTGTTCAACTCGTGGGATAGTGACCGCGCCGTCAAGTACCGCACGATCAACAAGATCCGCGGCCTGATCGGCACCGCCGTGAACGTCCAGTCCATGGTGTTCGGCAACATGGGCGACGACTGTAGCACGGGCGTTTGTTTCACCCGCAACCCGTCGACCGGCGAGAACCTGCCTTATGGCGAGTACCTGATCAACGCCCAGGGCGAAGACGTCGTGGCCGGCATCCGCACGCCGCACGAGATGACGCTCATGGAGCGCGAACTGCCCGTGGCTTATCGGGAGCTCATCCACACGATGAGCCTGCTCGAGAAGCACTACAAAAACATGCAGGACATCGAGTTCACGGTGCAGAACAGCAAGCTGTACATCCTGCAGACGCGCTCGGGCAAACGTACCGGCGCCGCGGCCATCCAGATCGCGGTGGATATGGTGCGTGAAGGGCTGGTAACGAAGAAGGAAGCCGTGCGCGACCTCGTCGAGACCCGGCACCTGGACCAGCTCCTACACCCGCGTTTCAAGGACGAAGCGGGCTACGCATCGCGCGTCATCGCGAAGGGTCTGCCGGCCTCTCCGGGCGCGGCCGTCGGTCAGGTGGTGTTCTCGGCCCATGAGGCGGAGGATGCCAAAACCGCCGGCCGGAAGGTCATCCTCGTCCGCATCGAAACCAGCCCGGAAGACGTCGGCGGCATGGACGCGGCGCAGGGCATCCTCACTTCGCGCGGCGGCATGACCTCCCACGCGGCCGTCGTGGCCCGCGGCTGGGGCAAGCCCTGCGTGGCCGGCTGCGCCCAGGTCGTCATCAACTACAAGACGAAATCGTTCACCAACGGCAAGATTGAAATCAAGGAAGGCGACTGGATCTCGATCAACGGCTCGACGGGTGAGGTCGTCAAGGGCCAGGAGGCGCTCGTCGCCCCGACGCTCAGCGGCGACTTCGGGACGTTCATGAGCTGGGTCGATACCTTCCGCACGATGGGCGTCCGCACGAACGCAGATGCCCCGGCGGACGCCGCCAAGGCCATCG from Rhodothermales bacterium encodes the following:
- a CDS encoding CPBP family intramembrane glutamic endopeptidase, encoding MAAAHAFRTWLFRDVREAPMLLLLIVLLVDLLLNRLYISFLHYPLDTLLDISNGLVGPLISLSFIKIAFIAIGLILWIGHFKPSELGLWMRNIPAGILATVFLWAFLQLSMMIAGFLSEGFIRFSSAMAGLEPLRGIGLLVLFAVTKALFDEIVYRGLLIPQLHTKLQRFVPFDAGMNLVLAVVISQLIYIIIQIPLMDFGEGNEYHLTSTILSIVALSTLNSLIFLRTKNLYIAVGVHALWFNTALFTETEFPPTIALAALVVLFIAIYPMLPDRRTVLYTQPLEDRSLY
- the ppdK gene encoding pyruvate, phosphate dikinase: MSDRTKYVYLFGDGKSEGTREMKSLLGGKGANLGDMSAIGLPVPPGFTITTECCKYYNEHKHTWPAELEAQVRQGIAGLERMMKAGFGNPANPLLVSVRSGAAVSMPGMMDTVLNLGLNDEVVEGLAKLTNNERFAFDSYRRFIDMFGDVVMGVDHEHFEEAIEALKHERGVENDIDLTAADLRILVDRYKAIYRQHKGDMFPSDPYEQLRYSVNAVFNSWDSDRAVKYRTINKIRGLIGTAVNVQSMVFGNMGDDCSTGVCFTRNPSTGENLPYGEYLINAQGEDVVAGIRTPHEMTLMERELPVAYRELIHTMSLLEKHYKNMQDIEFTVQNSKLYILQTRSGKRTGAAAIQIAVDMVREGLVTKKEAVRDLVETRHLDQLLHPRFKDEAGYASRVIAKGLPASPGAAVGQVVFSAHEAEDAKTAGRKVILVRIETSPEDVGGMDAAQGILTSRGGMTSHAAVVARGWGKPCVAGCAQVVINYKTKSFTNGKIEIKEGDWISINGSTGEVVKGQEALVAPTLSGDFGTFMSWVDTFRTMGVRTNADAPADAAKAIEFGAEGIGLCRTEHMFFEEDRIINMREMILAKTEKDRRTALLKLLPHQKKDFLGLFKEMAGKPVTIRLLDPPLHEFLPHDAEGQEQMAKEMGITVAEIEAQVEALSEFNPMLGHRGCRLGITYPEITEMQARAILEAAVELSQEGVKVLPEIMVPLIGTVEEFVNQKNIILATAEKVFAEKGAKIEYLIGTMIEIPRAALIAGEIAQEAEFFSFGTNDLTQMTFGYSRDDAGRFLPQYVESKILPDDPFQTLDREGVGQLIRMGTDRGRSTRPNLKVGICGEHGGDPMSVHFCYEVGMNYVSCSPFRVPIARLAAAQAELKAKG